In a genomic window of Candidatus Bathyarchaeum sp.:
- a CDS encoding right-handed parallel beta-helix repeat-containing protein — protein MIKIASKQVKVTEFVLVILCSLMLATQSVKVAEANFLPVPVPQPSIVIQEDGSIIPSTAPMEQDDDVYKLMDNIEGFTIVIQRANVIVDGNGFTLKGNGNSTGVFVKNISNVTLQNMQITGFSKAIYLLTDVYMEITGNHKVYSNNITDSYYGIYIQHSTKNVLRNNQLNNTGGILVTYSPLLIDLPSFVNDVDDSNTVNEKPIVYWVNQHNKAVPPNAGQVILVQCTNIGVQNLKLTGNSCSLMLVYTKNSIIVKNSITNNSVQGVYIYRSSDNTITENIIENNSYGCYLWYSSNNNIRENIVTANNQSGIQIFSSTDNNMKANEITLNNQGVYVDSQSVNNSILDNIIQENSEWGVTVSWSSNNTISKNNIERNGNGILVDNSVNNRITENIVKENIGWGIRLEDGQRNNVIYHNYFIDNNNHEMQVSIPGLWTPDTWDPGNLNLWDDGKKGNYWSEYLSRYPNATEIEDTGIGNTPYHINPNNIDNHPIIEDNIIPEFPSGTLVFIVAMITLGLCYKQRLKNIKNRLH, from the coding sequence ATGATAAAAATAGCTAGTAAACAAGTCAAAGTTACTGAATTTGTTTTGGTAATTCTTTGTTCCTTGATGTTAGCAACCCAGTCAGTTAAGGTAGCAGAGGCAAATTTTCTTCCTGTTCCGGTTCCCCAGCCATCAATCGTTATTCAAGAGGATGGGAGCATTATTCCTTCAACGGCACCAATGGAACAAGATGATGATGTTTACAAATTAATGGATAATATTGAAGGTTTTACAATTGTAATTCAACGAGCTAATGTTATAGTTGATGGGAATGGTTTTACACTTAAAGGAAACGGTAATTCGACAGGAGTGTTCGTCAAAAACATAAGCAATGTAACATTACAAAACATGCAGATAACCGGTTTTTCAAAGGCAATTTATCTTCTTACAGATGTTTACATGGAAATAACTGGAAACCACAAGGTCTACTCAAATAACATAACAGACAGTTATTATGGAATTTATATTCAGCACTCTACAAAGAACGTGCTTAGAAATAATCAGCTGAACAACACAGGCGGCATCTTGGTTACATACAGCCCACTGTTAATTGATCTTCCAAGTTTTGTAAACGACGTTGATGACTCAAATACCGTCAACGAAAAACCAATAGTTTACTGGGTCAACCAACACAACAAAGCGGTTCCACCAAATGCAGGACAGGTAATTCTTGTACAATGTACAAATATTGGGGTTCAAAATCTAAAGCTCACAGGTAACAGTTGCAGCCTAATGTTAGTTTACACAAAAAATTCAATCATTGTAAAAAACAGCATAACAAACAATTCAGTCCAAGGAGTTTATATCTACAGATCATCAGATAACACTATAACAGAAAACATAATAGAAAACAACAGTTATGGCTGTTATTTGTGGTACTCATCAAACAACAACATCAGAGAAAATATAGTTACAGCAAACAATCAAAGTGGCATTCAGATTTTTAGCTCTACTGACAACAACATGAAAGCAAATGAAATTACATTAAATAATCAGGGAGTTTACGTTGACAGTCAAAGTGTCAATAACAGCATATTGGATAACATAATACAAGAGAACAGCGAATGGGGAGTAACTGTTTCGTGGAGTTCAAACAATACTATTTCTAAAAACAATATAGAAAGAAATGGAAATGGAATTCTTGTAGATAATTCCGTTAACAACAGAATAACTGAAAACATCGTAAAAGAAAACATTGGTTGGGGCATTCGGTTAGAAGACGGACAAAGAAACAATGTGATTTATCACAATTATTTCATAGATAATAATAACCATGAAATGCAAGTTTCAATTCCGGGTTTATGGACACCAGATACGTGGGATCCGGGAAACCTGAATCTTTGGGATGATGGAAAAAAAGGCAACTATTGGAGTGAATATTTGAGCAGATACCCTAATGCAACAGAAATTGAAGACACAGGAATAGGAAACACCCCATATCACATTAATCCAAACAATATCGACAACCATCCAATAATTGAAGACAACATAATTCCCGAGTTTCCATCAGGGACTCTGGTCTTCATAGTAGCGATGATTACACTTGGTTTATGTTACAAGCAGAGATTAAAAAACATTAAAAATAGGCTTCACTGA
- a CDS encoding aminopeptidase — protein MKAWVAARNSLHNVLEASEGERILIICDEEKADIGQAFAKGALSLGLWTRFVVLEKQSAVRTSIPDHLQLALAQKPEIYVNILTGNREETPFRIKIIKSETSDRKSRLGHCPGVTLDMLTEGALALSPQDHKRLQCHADKLMKTLEDTVTVQICNKSGTNVTLSVEGRSFFTDTKLDWELMKWMNLPTGEVIVAPVENKMNGKLVCDLAVGGIGKVRQPVEVHVENGKVESVICENEPQLARIKQTFATDEWADVVGEFAFGINPKARFVDEFLEAEKMLGTVHVAFGANTDMPGGKNLSKNHMDLMISEPTVRVTKKNGKTVTVLQNGVFLVR, from the coding sequence ATGAAAGCTTGGGTTGCGGCAAGAAATTCATTACATAATGTTCTTGAAGCTAGTGAAGGAGAAAGAATTCTAATAATCTGTGATGAAGAAAAGGCAGATATTGGACAGGCTTTTGCTAAGGGTGCATTGTCCCTTGGGTTGTGGACAAGGTTTGTGGTTCTTGAAAAGCAAAGTGCTGTAAGGACTAGTATTCCAGATCATTTGCAGTTGGCTTTGGCTCAAAAACCCGAAATTTATGTGAACATATTAACGGGTAACCGTGAAGAAACGCCATTTAGGATCAAAATAATAAAGAGTGAGACTTCTGACCGAAAATCTCGTTTGGGGCATTGTCCAGGTGTAACTTTGGATATGCTTACAGAGGGGGCTTTGGCTCTTTCTCCACAGGACCATAAGAGGCTTCAATGTCATGCAGATAAACTCATGAAGACCTTAGAAGACACTGTGACTGTTCAAATTTGTAACAAATCAGGTACAAATGTAACGTTGAGTGTCGAAGGTCGCAGCTTTTTTACGGATACAAAGCTAGATTGGGAGTTGATGAAATGGATGAACCTACCTACAGGAGAGGTCATTGTTGCCCCAGTTGAGAACAAGATGAATGGAAAACTTGTTTGTGATTTGGCGGTTGGGGGGATTGGTAAAGTTCGGCAACCCGTGGAAGTTCATGTGGAAAATGGAAAAGTAGAATCCGTGATTTGTGAAAACGAACCTCAATTGGCCAGAATCAAGCAGACTTTTGCAACAGATGAATGGGCAGATGTTGTAGGGGAATTTGCATTTGGTATTAATCCTAAGGCTAGGTTTGTGGACGAATTTTTGGAAGCCGAAAAAATGTTAGGAACAGTTCATGTTGCTTTTGGTGCAAACACAGATATGCCGGGAGGCAAGAATCTGTCAAAAAATCATATGGATTTGATGATTTCTGAACCCACAGTGAGGGTTACTAAAAAGAATGGAAAGACGGTCACGGTGCTTCAGAATGGTGTGTTTTTAGTCCGTTGA
- a CDS encoding cofactor-independent phosphoglycerate mutase produces MKYVLVLGDGMADYPVSQLNGKTPLEVANKPNMDLIANKGQNGLLKTVPEDMTPGSAPAILSVLGYDPKVYYSGRGPLEAAGRNIQLNKQDVAFRCNLITEKDSKLVDYSAGHISSSEASQLIQSIKQQLPKPDNVEFFVGLDYRHFLIVRNYGPKEIVDCTLPHNAIGEKVFDILPRAESEEAKVFQKDLQNMILGSKAVLENHPVNVARKDAGKNVANMIWPWGGGRVPVMPTFMERFGVSSAVISAVDLVKGIGVYAGMKVIEVPNVTGLYDTNYEGKADYALKALQEYNMVFVHVEAPDEAGHAKDYKLKIKTIEDLDNRLIGRIMDNIDDNVSIAVLPDHPTPIKIGTHTRDPVPFAVYSPAKEADNVKKFDENSAKNGKCGLIQGEAFMRLFLDKPVKG; encoded by the coding sequence ATGAAGTACGTTCTTGTTCTTGGAGATGGAATGGCGGATTATCCAGTATCCCAGTTAAATGGAAAGACGCCTCTTGAAGTAGCAAATAAGCCCAACATGGATTTAATTGCAAACAAAGGGCAAAATGGGTTATTGAAAACGGTTCCAGAGGATATGACTCCAGGTTCAGCTCCTGCGATTTTATCTGTTTTAGGTTACGACCCCAAAGTGTATTATTCGGGACGAGGACCCTTAGAGGCGGCGGGCAGAAACATTCAGTTGAACAAGCAAGATGTGGCGTTTCGCTGTAATTTGATTACAGAAAAGGACAGCAAGTTAGTCGATTATTCTGCGGGTCACATTTCAAGCAGTGAAGCTTCCCAGTTGATACAATCAATAAAGCAACAGTTGCCCAAACCAGATAATGTGGAGTTTTTTGTTGGTTTAGATTATCGACATTTTTTGATTGTACGAAATTATGGACCAAAAGAGATTGTGGATTGTACTTTGCCTCATAATGCTATTGGAGAAAAGGTTTTTGACATTTTGCCAAGGGCTGAATCGGAAGAGGCTAAAGTTTTCCAGAAGGATTTGCAAAATATGATTTTGGGTTCTAAGGCTGTTTTGGAGAATCATCCGGTTAATGTTGCTCGAAAAGATGCTGGCAAAAATGTTGCTAACATGATTTGGCCATGGGGTGGAGGTCGAGTTCCGGTCATGCCTACGTTTATGGAAAGGTTTGGGGTGAGTTCGGCGGTCATTTCTGCTGTGGACTTGGTGAAAGGAATTGGCGTTTACGCAGGCATGAAAGTTATTGAGGTTCCCAACGTTACGGGTTTGTATGACACCAACTACGAGGGCAAAGCAGACTACGCCTTGAAAGCATTACAAGAATATAACATGGTTTTTGTTCATGTAGAAGCTCCCGACGAAGCCGGACACGCAAAGGATTACAAGTTGAAAATAAAAACTATCGAGGATTTGGATAATCGGTTGATTGGACGGATAATGGATAACATTGATGATAATGTTAGCATAGCTGTTTTGCCGGATCATCCAACTCCAATAAAAATCGGCACTCATACGCGTGATCCAGTGCCGTTTGCAGTTTATTCTCCAGCAAAAGAGGCAGACAATGTCAAGAAATTCGATGAAAACAGTGCAAAAAATGGTAAATGTGGTTTGATTCAAGGAGAGGCGTTCATGCGACTGTTTCTGGATAAACCAGTTAAAGGCTAA
- a CDS encoding trypsin-like peptidase domain-containing protein, with amino-acid sequence MSGKIFKIIAIVAVFAVVVSVFNSYMILSSTNNLQEQLLIQNEELQKLTEEQNDQIEHLQQSLDETQAALQDFENKLESVQTEYENQQNQIEQLQTELSQPQSELQQQVEQILSQTPAQVYAEAHKSVVLITTPTGQGSGFLFGDSNTIVTNYHMVTEETEIEIQYFDGSRTNASIIGSDPYSDLSVLEVSTTPEEAKPLQFSNLTIGVGQQAVAIGNPLGSTDSLSVGYISQVNKLIDIDPIIIPVYQLDLTITFGSSGGPLLDMSGNLIGVTNAGTSYGLNYAIPLNILQRVLPALISEGEYHHPFVGISIIALTPQIITELNISNLDRYQSGLLITGVFEDYPAEQAGLTPTLYDEQEIIAMDIILAIDGYPVLTIEDWSEYTQTQISPGDTITLTVWRDGETVSIQVTTTERPPYN; translated from the coding sequence ATGTCGGGCAAAATTTTCAAAATCATTGCAATAGTGGCCGTTTTTGCGGTAGTTGTTTCTGTGTTTAATTCATATATGATTCTTAGCAGCACAAACAACCTACAAGAGCAATTGCTCATACAAAACGAGGAACTACAGAAGCTCACCGAAGAACAAAATGACCAAATCGAGCATCTACAACAAAGTTTAGATGAAACCCAAGCTGCCCTGCAAGATTTCGAAAACAAGCTGGAAAGCGTACAAACTGAATACGAAAATCAGCAAAACCAAATTGAACAGCTACAAACTGAGCTGAGTCAACCCCAATCTGAACTGCAACAACAAGTTGAACAAATCCTTAGCCAAACACCCGCCCAAGTTTACGCTGAGGCTCACAAATCGGTTGTTTTGATTACTACCCCTACGGGTCAGGGTTCAGGGTTCTTGTTTGGGGACTCTAATACCATTGTTACTAACTATCATATGGTAACAGAAGAAACCGAAATAGAAATCCAATACTTTGATGGCAGCAGAACCAACGCCAGCATAATTGGATCTGACCCTTATTCTGACCTTTCTGTTCTGGAAGTTTCAACAACCCCAGAAGAAGCTAAACCCTTACAATTTAGCAATCTCACCATAGGCGTGGGACAGCAAGCCGTAGCCATTGGGAATCCCCTTGGGTCTACGGACAGCCTTTCTGTGGGTTACATTTCACAAGTAAACAAACTAATCGACATAGACCCAATAATCATACCCGTATACCAGCTGGACCTCACCATAACCTTTGGCAGCTCCGGCGGACCATTGCTGGACATGTCCGGAAACCTTATTGGAGTAACCAATGCCGGCACCTCTTATGGGTTAAACTATGCCATCCCCTTAAACATCCTACAAAGAGTGCTCCCTGCGCTAATCTCCGAAGGCGAATATCATCACCCCTTTGTGGGCATATCTATAATCGCTTTAACCCCCCAAATAATTACGGAACTGAACATTTCAAACCTTGACCGTTACCAGAGCGGACTTTTAATCACAGGCGTTTTTGAAGACTACCCCGCGGAACAAGCAGGACTAACCCCTACCCTGTACGACGAACAAGAAATAATCGCCATGGACATCATCCTCGCCATTGACGGATACCCTGTATTAACCATAGAAGACTGGAGCGAATACACACAAACCCAAATCAGCCCAGGCGACACCATCACCTTAACCGTATGGAGAGACGGAGAAACAGTATCTATCCAAGTAACAACCACCGAACGACCTCCATACAACTAG
- a CDS encoding cupin domain-containing protein, translated as MEITKLDETESKPNPHNVDARPIYVHENAQVIVLTLQAGESLRRHITPVDVFFYVLEGQGTVEIGEEKQQVEKDSIIHSPAKIVHCWYNTTDKPLRILVAKTPKPKESTILL; from the coding sequence ATGGAAATAACCAAACTAGACGAAACAGAAAGCAAACCCAACCCCCACAACGTAGACGCCCGACCAATATACGTTCACGAAAACGCCCAAGTCATAGTCTTAACCCTGCAGGCTGGAGAATCCTTGCGTCGTCACATTACTCCAGTTGATGTGTTTTTTTATGTTCTAGAAGGACAAGGAACCGTAGAAATCGGCGAAGAAAAACAACAAGTAGAAAAAGACAGCATAATTCATAGCCCAGCAAAAATCGTCCACTGCTGGTACAACACTACTGACAAACCCTTGCGAATCCTAGTTGCTAAAACTCCTAAACCCAAAGAATCAACAATTCTACTATAA
- a CDS encoding nitrous oxide-stimulated promoter family protein has translation MTEHHPRILREKKTINKMVHVYCKAKHGSKNNQLCEDCTEFLEYAYKRLDNCPFQEEKSTCGKCLVHCYQPVMKEKVKTIMRFSGPRLIYKSPVLALHHVFDGRKKPLTLNEFKNKQNNK, from the coding sequence ATGACTGAGCATCACCCCCGTATATTGCGAGAAAAAAAGACCATTAACAAGATGGTTCACGTTTACTGTAAAGCTAAACACGGCTCTAAAAACAATCAGTTGTGTGAGGATTGCACCGAATTTTTGGAGTATGCGTATAAGCGGTTGGATAATTGTCCGTTTCAGGAGGAAAAGTCCACGTGTGGAAAATGTTTGGTGCATTGCTATCAGCCGGTTATGAAAGAAAAAGTTAAAACCATTATGCGGTTTTCTGGTCCCCGTTTAATTTACAAAAGCCCTGTTTTGGCACTGCATCATGTTTTTGATGGACGCAAAAAACCTTTAACCTTAAACGAATTCAAAAACAAACAAAACAACAAATGA
- a CDS encoding homoserine dehydrogenase has product MRIILVGWGVVGQSLAQIFLDRKKDLAKKYGFRPRIVAIVDKKGAAINPKGLDLNQMLKLKKQHGTVSANNQYGKPDMTAQEVIKTVEAEAMIEVSPTNIETAEPGLSYIKSAFKTGKHVVTTNKGPLALALPALTELAEYNNVQLRFGGTVGAGSPVLEFAKYCLQGDKILSVSGILNGTTNYILTEMDEKQLTFDVALEAAQKLGFAEADPTMDVDGYDAAAKLVIMANWIMDKKVTINDVEIKGIRGVTAKDIEKAKKEGCTIKLIGSITEKLKVEPKQISKNHPLAVNGALNAVTFVSESAGEQTIIGLGAGGKETASAVLRDLLDIKQTLAHKMMQ; this is encoded by the coding sequence ATGAGGATTATTTTAGTGGGTTGGGGCGTTGTTGGTCAGAGTTTAGCTCAAATCTTTTTGGACAGAAAAAAGGATTTAGCAAAAAAGTACGGTTTTCGGCCCCGAATTGTTGCAATAGTTGACAAGAAAGGCGCAGCCATAAACCCCAAAGGCTTGGATCTAAACCAGATGCTCAAACTAAAAAAACAGCACGGAACAGTTTCTGCAAACAACCAATACGGCAAACCAGACATGACCGCCCAAGAAGTCATCAAAACAGTAGAGGCAGAAGCCATGATAGAAGTCAGCCCAACCAACATCGAAACGGCCGAGCCGGGACTAAGTTACATCAAATCTGCCTTCAAAACAGGCAAACATGTAGTCACCACAAACAAAGGACCCCTCGCCCTTGCGTTACCCGCCTTAACTGAGTTAGCAGAATACAACAACGTCCAGTTACGTTTCGGAGGAACCGTCGGAGCAGGAAGCCCAGTTCTAGAATTCGCCAAATACTGCCTGCAAGGCGACAAAATCCTCTCAGTAAGCGGAATTTTAAACGGAACAACCAACTATATTCTAACAGAAATGGACGAAAAGCAACTCACCTTTGATGTAGCCCTCGAAGCAGCCCAAAAACTAGGTTTTGCCGAAGCTGACCCCACCATGGATGTGGATGGTTATGATGCGGCGGCTAAGCTTGTGATTATGGCGAATTGGATTATGGACAAAAAAGTCACCATAAACGATGTGGAAATTAAGGGAATACGAGGCGTGACAGCCAAAGATATTGAAAAGGCAAAAAAAGAAGGCTGCACCATTAAATTGATTGGCTCTATTACAGAAAAACTAAAAGTTGAGCCCAAACAAATATCCAAGAATCATCCCTTGGCGGTTAACGGGGCACTGAACGCTGTGACTTTTGTTTCCGAGTCAGCAGGGGAGCAAACAATAATTGGTCTGGGAGCAGGCGGAAAAGAAACCGCAAGCGCGGTGTTACGTGACCTTCTAGACATTAAACAAACCCTTGCCCACAAGATGATGCAATAA
- a CDS encoding aspartate kinase → MKKIVMKFGGSSVANGKKIKNVASIIKNNKNDKQIVVVVSALQGITNQLIQASQEAQTGNTTHLENFKQEIIERHQTTIKNAIKNKALQDKVWKVVESRIMELEQVLTGIGYVGELTPKSRDLVISFGEKLSAPIVSATLNDIDVASEHFTGGEAGIVTDANFGEAGLLMNVTKFQLKKNIDPLLERGTVPVITGFIAQTQDGETTTVGRGGSDYTATIVGSALDVDEIWIWTDVDGLMTSDPKLVPEAKIISKISFQEATELTIFGAKAMHPRALEPARKENIPVRIRNVFNPSNPGTMIMENGKLQTKNGVKAVTIVKNVALITVSGSGMVGAPGTAAKVFEVLGKENINILMISQSVSEANISLVIQRKLLERAVNTLEIALLGREFIHEITSEDDVCVVAVLGAGMKGMIGVASRIFSAVAKQKINVHMIAQGSSELNVSFVVKEKDAPLTAQTIHKEFKLDE, encoded by the coding sequence TTGAAAAAAATAGTCATGAAATTCGGCGGAAGCTCAGTTGCCAATGGCAAAAAAATCAAAAACGTAGCCAGCATAATCAAAAACAACAAAAACGACAAACAAATCGTCGTAGTAGTATCCGCACTCCAAGGAATAACCAACCAACTCATCCAAGCCTCCCAAGAAGCTCAAACAGGCAATACCACCCACCTCGAAAACTTCAAGCAAGAAATCATTGAACGCCACCAAACCACAATCAAAAATGCAATCAAAAACAAAGCACTTCAAGACAAGGTATGGAAAGTAGTTGAATCCAGAATTATGGAACTGGAACAAGTTCTAACTGGAATCGGCTACGTTGGTGAGCTTACCCCAAAATCCCGAGACCTGGTAATCTCCTTTGGAGAAAAACTATCCGCCCCCATCGTAAGCGCAACACTAAACGACATTGACGTAGCCTCTGAACATTTCACGGGAGGAGAAGCAGGCATAGTTACGGATGCAAACTTTGGAGAAGCAGGTTTGCTGATGAATGTAACTAAGTTTCAACTCAAAAAGAACATAGATCCCCTTTTAGAAAGAGGAACGGTTCCAGTTATCACGGGCTTTATTGCTCAAACTCAGGACGGCGAAACCACCACCGTGGGACGGGGAGGCTCAGACTACACAGCCACAATAGTTGGTTCAGCCCTTGACGTTGATGAAATCTGGATATGGACAGACGTGGACGGCTTGATGACTTCTGACCCAAAACTTGTTCCTGAAGCGAAGATAATTTCAAAAATCAGTTTTCAAGAAGCCACTGAACTAACCATATTTGGCGCAAAAGCGATGCACCCCCGAGCCTTGGAGCCCGCCAGAAAAGAAAACATCCCCGTAAGAATCAGAAACGTGTTCAACCCATCTAACCCCGGAACCATGATAATGGAAAACGGCAAACTCCAAACAAAAAATGGAGTTAAAGCAGTAACCATCGTCAAAAACGTCGCCCTCATAACCGTAAGCGGCTCAGGAATGGTTGGCGCTCCAGGAACCGCAGCCAAAGTTTTTGAAGTTTTGGGAAAAGAAAACATCAACATACTCATGATTAGCCAAAGCGTTTCTGAAGCAAACATTTCCCTTGTAATCCAACGAAAACTCCTAGAACGCGCGGTAAACACCCTCGAAATCGCCCTGTTAGGACGTGAATTCATCCATGAAATCACAAGTGAAGATGACGTGTGCGTAGTTGCAGTCCTTGGCGCAGGCATGAAAGGCATGATAGGAGTTGCGTCTAGAATCTTTTCCGCAGTTGCAAAACAAAAAATCAATGTCCACATGATAGCACAAGGCTCGTCAGAACTGAACGTGTCTTTTGTAGTCAAAGAAAAAGACGCCCCCCTAACCGCACAAACTATCCACAAAGAATTCAAACTAGATGAATAA
- a CDS encoding energy-coupling factor transporter transmembrane protein EcfT, producing MSVFEGFKFRKVSSLIHDLDPRVKFFFVLVLFVMALLFTNIFALVVLFMVPLPFVFVAKVNRQWLRSLRGALLLAIFIFATNFIFGFLYPASFPQITPPVDTGYEYLVLLERSISMTLRFVVLIASFSVFFLTTSPDHLGLALQQSHVPYEFCFAFTTAIRFVPVLADEAQTIMDAQKARGLELEQGNLLKRIRNYIPILIPLIVNAIRRSLELAEAMESRAWGANKNRTNLYSLKLKRSDYLLLVISVLMLVVAVYFWLNISIPSLTAVIYPAVA from the coding sequence ATGAGCGTTTTTGAAGGCTTCAAGTTCCGAAAAGTTTCTTCTTTGATTCATGACCTAGACCCTCGGGTTAAGTTTTTCTTTGTTTTAGTTTTGTTTGTTATGGCATTGCTGTTTACCAACATTTTTGCGTTGGTTGTTTTGTTTATGGTTCCTTTGCCTTTCGTTTTTGTTGCTAAGGTAAATCGTCAATGGTTGCGTTCTTTGCGGGGTGCTTTGCTGTTGGCGATATTCATTTTTGCTACTAACTTCATTTTTGGGTTTTTGTATCCTGCTTCCTTTCCCCAAATCACTCCCCCTGTGGACACAGGTTATGAATATTTAGTGCTATTGGAGCGGTCAATATCTATGACCCTGCGTTTTGTTGTTTTGATTGCCTCGTTTTCTGTGTTCTTTTTAACTACTTCTCCAGACCATCTGGGATTGGCACTGCAACAAAGTCATGTTCCTTACGAGTTCTGTTTTGCTTTTACTACTGCGATTCGTTTTGTCCCCGTGCTAGCAGACGAAGCCCAAACCATAATGGATGCCCAAAAAGCTCGTGGCCTAGAATTAGAACAGGGTAACTTGCTTAAGCGGATAAGAAACTATATTCCTATTCTTATTCCGTTAATAGTTAACGCAATTCGAAGAAGCCTAGAACTCGCGGAAGCCATGGAATCCCGGGCATGGGGAGCCAACAAAAACCGTACAAACCTTTACTCTCTCAAATTGAAGCGGTCTGATTATTTACTGTTAGTGATTTCTGTTTTGATGCTTGTTGTTGCAGTTTACTTCTGGCTTAACATTTCAATTCCATCGTTAACTGCAGTTATTTATCCTGCTGTTGCATAA
- a CDS encoding energy-coupling factor ABC transporter ATP-binding protein — MLEVKDLHYAYSTGFEALKGINLTVNDGEFLAIMGQNGAGKTTLVKHFNGLLKPTHGEVLVDGVSTCDTSVAKLARNVGFVFQNPDHQLFSETVEEEIAFALKNFGFEEAVIEKQVEWALNLLDIVQYRKTSPFMLSGGERKRVALASILAWDPQAVILDEPTIGQDHLQKEKLQQFILQLNAQKKTVVVVTHDVEFVAECNPRVILMRHGQILLDGQAEKILNDADLLAQASIVPPQITKIFLELADLGLPTDVIGVHEAADILLKRLRKQS; from the coding sequence ATGCTTGAAGTCAAAGACCTACATTACGCTTACTCAACTGGATTTGAAGCTCTGAAAGGAATCAACTTGACAGTTAACGATGGCGAGTTTTTGGCAATCATGGGACAAAACGGAGCTGGAAAGACCACTCTGGTTAAACACTTTAATGGTTTACTAAAACCCACCCACGGAGAAGTCTTAGTTGACGGCGTAAGCACCTGTGACACAAGTGTTGCCAAGCTGGCTCGAAATGTTGGATTTGTGTTCCAAAATCCTGACCATCAACTATTCAGCGAAACCGTAGAAGAAGAAATTGCTTTTGCCCTCAAAAATTTTGGCTTTGAAGAAGCAGTAATCGAAAAACAAGTTGAATGGGCCCTAAATCTGTTGGATATTGTTCAATACCGTAAAACTTCGCCCTTTATGCTCAGCGGAGGAGAACGAAAACGAGTAGCACTAGCTTCAATTCTTGCTTGGGACCCACAGGCAGTCATTTTGGATGAACCCACAATTGGTCAAGACCATCTCCAAAAAGAAAAGTTACAACAGTTTATTTTGCAGTTAAATGCCCAGAAAAAAACAGTAGTTGTAGTTACTCACGATGTGGAATTTGTCGCAGAATGCAACCCCCGCGTTATTTTGATGCGTCATGGCCAAATTTTGCTTGATGGTCAAGCTGAAAAAATACTAAACGATGCTGATCTGTTGGCTCAGGCTTCCATTGTTCCTCCTCAGATAACCAAGATCTTTTTGGAACTTGCAGATTTGGGGTTGCCTACTGACGTTATTGGTGTACATGAAGCTGCAGACATTTTACTAAAACGGTTGAGGAAACAATCATGA